A section of the Phaseolus vulgaris cultivar G19833 chromosome 8, P. vulgaris v2.0, whole genome shotgun sequence genome encodes:
- the LOC137826230 gene encoding uncharacterized protein isoform X2, which produces MNMDSSTCPFCHLSVPSSELQWHANSHFDDDEANYHSPSASDLHFDGGGEVRGRDVVSKMDENISCLVDWQRRGEFHKVERGLMALLRDCLESEAENSRSILTCYVDHFQSLEFQDVGWGCGWRNIQMLSSHLMTQRPEAKETMFGLSGFVPDIPSLQRWLEIAWERGFDAAGADQFNHAVYGSKKWIGATECAALLRSFGLRARVVDFGPKESEKLYLSVPGSSVVKEPVKSNDGRKRKAPNTYGPMDRYVSRGVAQTSCSQDAKSCPSLVRIGDTVDKESSGNRELYSTEKLNEGHQVLMDFVWNYFSHKNTVQFDHKHVHISEKTPLYFQHDGHSRTIVGIQVKHQRSGIPQYNLLVLDPSHRTGALERSLTEKVGWQKLLKRGVHTLKKQQYQLCYVDPGIASEEEMEKLKTIDSVFLEF; this is translated from the exons ATGAACATGGATTCATCCACTTGCCCCTTCTGTCATTTATCTGTTCCTTCCTCTGAACTCCAAtg GCACGCCAACTCCCATTTCGACGACGACGAGGCCAATTATCATTCTCCTTCG GCTAGTGATTTGCATTTTGATGGTGGTGGAGAAGTGAGGGGTAGAGATGTGGTGTCGAAAATGGATGAAAATATCTCTTGCTTAGTTGATTGGCAAAGAAGGGGAGAGTTTCACAAGGTTGAAAGAGGTTTGATGGCCTTGTTGAGAGACTGTTTGGAGTCTGAGGCTGAAAATTCAAGAAGCATTTTGACATGTTATGTTGATCATTTCCAGAGCCTTGAGTTTCAGGATGTTGGATGGGGTTGTGGTTGGCGTAACATTCAAATGCTTAGCTCTCACTTAATGACACAAAGGCCAGAAGCAAAAGAAACTATGTTTGGCCTTTCAGGGTTTGTTCCTGACATCCCATCACTCCAGAGGTGGCTTGAGATTGCTTGGGAAAGGGGTTTTGATGCAGCTGGCGCTGATCAGTTTAACCATGCTGTCTATGGCTCAAAAAAATGGATTGGAGCTACTGAATGTGCTGCTCTTTTGCGTTCTTTTGGTCTCCGGGCTAGGGTAGTGGATTTTGGTCCTAAGGAATCTGAGAAACTCTATCTATCTGTCCCTGGTTCAAGTGTTGTAAAGGAGCCTGTGAAAAGTAATGATGGAAGGAAGAGGAAAGCACCAAATACTTATGGACCAATGGATAGATACGTGTCTCGTGGTGTTGCTCAAACAAGTTGCAGCCAAGATGCAAAGTCATGTCCTTCTCTTGTCCGGATTGGTGACACCGTGGATAAAGAAAGTAGTGGTAATAGAGAACTATACAGTACTGAGAAACTGAACGAGGGTCACCAAGTTCTTATGGACTTTGTGTGGAATTACTTCTCTCATAAAAACACAGTTCAATTTGatcataaacatgttcatatcagTGAGAAAAC GCCACTGTACTTTCAGCACGATGGACATTCAAGAACAATAGTTGGAATTCAAGTCAAACATCAACGGTCTGGAATTCCACAATACAATCTCCTGGTTCTGGATCCCAGTcat AGAACGGGTGCACTAGAAAGATCTCTTACGGAGAAAGTTGGATGGCAGAAACTCTTAAAAAGAGGAGTGCACACACTAAAGAAACAACAATACcag TTGTGTTATGTTGATCCTGGAATTGCCAGTGAGGAGGAGATGGAGAAACTCAAGACTATTGATAGTGTCTTCCTTGAATTTTAA
- the LOC137823937 gene encoding autophagy-related protein 13a isoform X2 produces the protein MNNMQPELGKLEQIVYQFLLKCLHIILDSRVPLLRPHDRSGDLSMGSRVRRSDKWFNLALGDRPSALDNLNFWHRNLMDPMIIDIILVHDVAGSSVETVIERWVVQYDCPRVVAPQTGDITSSYKKTYQKSIVLFRALYSQMRLLPAQKIFRQLSTCSHSCNFDIVYKVSSFSDPFSRAEGGMMEEHNFTPIEALPGRLCVSVTFRTALSEFSLECSASLPTKIITDYVGSPNTDPLRSFPVSDKGVRPTSFPLRGIAPPSSSPLDRPHSWTSGFHRAAPFVLNHPYVGSPPVYRGSSKPYDYPSPPIDNYGIRLPNHRILNQQRSTSYDEYQLSPPFSSSPSPSPPTYLCPINPMQTHMRPGTAPVTIPHSVIGKSTSNLSSNFSDPSRNSLPPLSPRRNDGSSHESPSGIKSLRKLEASRTGQKFVRDSKDDSGRFSGLLSSSGSPRIGFSRTSSRLSFQDELDDGDFSCPFDVDDVDAPDVQYSQNVDGKSGAEMTSTSMPIGKKSQDAAVGVLVHMLRTAPPLRQDPSCYSSHSPKAEFDGGVATASGFFMPRKTADALEELRGYREMRDLLLSKSGTRILNKHKA, from the exons ATG AACAACATGCAGCCTGAATTGGGCAAGTTGGAACAAATTGTTTATCAATTTCTTCTGAAGTGCTTGCACATAATTTTGGACTCAAGGGTGCCTTTGTTACGCCCCCATGATAGAAGTGGTGACTTGTCCATGGGTTCTCGTGTGAGGAGGAGTGACAAGTGGTTTAACTTGGCATTAGGTGATAGGCCTTCTGCTCTGGATAACTTGAACTTCTGGCACAGGAATTTAATGGATCCAATGATAATTGACATTATACTAGTTCATGATGTGGCTGGTTCTTCTGTTGAGACAGTCATAGAGAGGTGGGTTGTTCAGTATGATTGTCCCCGTGTGGTGGCTCCTCAAACAGGTGACATTACTAGCTCTTACAAGAAGACATACCAGAAGTCAATAGTACTTTTCCGAGCTCTTTATTCTCAAATGAGGCTTCTCCCTGCGCAAAAGATATTTAGGCAGTTAAGCACATGTAGTCATAGTTGTAATTTTGATATTGTTTACAAGGTCTCTTCATTTAGTGATCCTTTCTCTAGGGCAGAAGGGGGAATGATGGAAGAACATAATTTCACTCCTATTGAGGCTCTTCCTGGTCGCCTTTGTGTATCTGTGACCTTCCGAACTGCACTATCTGAGTTCAGCCTTGAGTGTTCAGCTTCATTGCCAACCAAAATAATTACTGATTATGTTGGAAGCCCCAATACTGACCCTTTGAGGTCTTTCCCCGTCTCGGATAAGGGTGTTCGGCCCACTTCCTTTCCACTAAGAGGGATAGCACCACCATCTTCTTCACCACTTGATCGTCCTCACAGCTGGACTAGTGGCTTCCATAGAGCAGCTCCTTTTGTACTGAACCATCCTTATGTTGGCTCCCCACCAGTGTATCGAGGTTCTTCCAAGCCCTATGACTATCCATCCCCACCTATTGATAATTATGGCATCAGATTACCCAACCATCGAATACTGAATCAGCAAAGATCTACTAGTTATGATGAGTATCAACTTTCTCCTCCATTCTCATCTTCACCATCTCCATCGCCACCTACATACTTGTGTCCTATCAATCCAATGCAAACTCACATGCGCCCTGGAACTGCCCCTGTAACTATACCTCATTCAGTAATAGGCAAAAGCACTAGTAATCTTTCTTCTAATTTTTCAGATCCTAGTCGAAATTCTCTGCCTCCTTTATCTCCCAGAAGGAATGATGGTTCATCCCATGAGTCTCCATCTGGAATCAAGTCACTCAGGAAATTAGAAGCTTCAAGGACTGGTCAAAAG TTTGTCAGAGATAGCAAGGATGATTCAGGGAGGTTCTCAGGATTGTTATCCTCAAGTGGCTCACCACGCATTGGATTTTCAAGAACCTCAAGTAGATTATCATTTCAGGATGAGTTGGATGATGGCGACTTTTCGTGTCCTTTTGATGTTGATGATGTTGATGCACCAGATGTTCAATACAG TCAGAATGTGGATGGGAAGAGTGGTGCAGAGATGACTTCAACATCAATGCCAATTGGAAAAAAATCACAAGATGCTGCTGTTGGTGTTCTTGTGCACATGCTCAGGACAGCGCCTCCCTTGCGCCAAGATCCAAGCTGCTATTCATCCCATTCCCCAAAGGCCGAGTTTGATGGAGGAGTTGCCACTGCTTCTGGTTTCTTCATGCCACGAAAGACAGCAGATGCACTTGAAGAGCTCAGGGGTTACAGAGAGATGAGAGACCTTCTTCTTTCCAAGAGTGGCACTAGGATCCTGAACAAGCATAAAGCTTGA
- the LOC137827000 gene encoding protein CHLOROPLAST J-LIKE DOMAIN 1, chloroplastic-like isoform X3: MALGISNILHCPKFQPLSVSIFRFTQTTTWSDRKIIYVAASVTGSFNSDGDFNPYEVLGVSHIEKFDMVKATNRKKGVTFGSFKE, translated from the exons ATGGCTCTGGGAATCTCCAATATTCTGCACTG CCCAAAATTTCAACCTCTCTCAG TGTCGATTTTCAGGTTTACCCAGACAACAACATGGAGTGATAGAAAGATTATCTATGTTGCTGCATCTGTGACAGGGAGCTTTAATTCCGATGGTGACTTTAATCCTTATGAG GTGCTAGGTGTAAGCCATATTGAGAAATTTGATATGGTCAAGGCAACTAATCGGAAAAAGGGCGTAACTTTTGGATCATTTAAG
- the LOC137826230 gene encoding uncharacterized protein isoform X1, with the protein MNMDSSTCPFCHLSVPSSELQWHANSHFDDDEANYHSPSASDLHFDGGGEVRGRDVVSKMDENISCLVDWQRRGEFHKVERGLMALLRDCLESEAENSRSILTCYVDHFQSLEFQDVGWGCGWRNIQMLSSHLMTQRPEAKETMFGLSGFVPDIPSLQRWLEIAWERGFDAAGADQFNHAVYGSKKWIGATECAALLRSFGLRARVVDFGPKESEKLYLSVPGSSVVKEPVKSNDGRKRKAPNTYGPMDRYVSRGVAQTSCSQDAKSCPSLVRIGDTVDKESSGNRELYSTEKLNEGHQVLMDFVWNYFSHKNTVQFDHKHVHISEKTNLFLYRPLYFQHDGHSRTIVGIQVKHQRSGIPQYNLLVLDPSHRTGALERSLTEKVGWQKLLKRGVHTLKKQQYQLCYVDPGIASEEEMEKLKTIDSVFLEF; encoded by the exons ATGAACATGGATTCATCCACTTGCCCCTTCTGTCATTTATCTGTTCCTTCCTCTGAACTCCAAtg GCACGCCAACTCCCATTTCGACGACGACGAGGCCAATTATCATTCTCCTTCG GCTAGTGATTTGCATTTTGATGGTGGTGGAGAAGTGAGGGGTAGAGATGTGGTGTCGAAAATGGATGAAAATATCTCTTGCTTAGTTGATTGGCAAAGAAGGGGAGAGTTTCACAAGGTTGAAAGAGGTTTGATGGCCTTGTTGAGAGACTGTTTGGAGTCTGAGGCTGAAAATTCAAGAAGCATTTTGACATGTTATGTTGATCATTTCCAGAGCCTTGAGTTTCAGGATGTTGGATGGGGTTGTGGTTGGCGTAACATTCAAATGCTTAGCTCTCACTTAATGACACAAAGGCCAGAAGCAAAAGAAACTATGTTTGGCCTTTCAGGGTTTGTTCCTGACATCCCATCACTCCAGAGGTGGCTTGAGATTGCTTGGGAAAGGGGTTTTGATGCAGCTGGCGCTGATCAGTTTAACCATGCTGTCTATGGCTCAAAAAAATGGATTGGAGCTACTGAATGTGCTGCTCTTTTGCGTTCTTTTGGTCTCCGGGCTAGGGTAGTGGATTTTGGTCCTAAGGAATCTGAGAAACTCTATCTATCTGTCCCTGGTTCAAGTGTTGTAAAGGAGCCTGTGAAAAGTAATGATGGAAGGAAGAGGAAAGCACCAAATACTTATGGACCAATGGATAGATACGTGTCTCGTGGTGTTGCTCAAACAAGTTGCAGCCAAGATGCAAAGTCATGTCCTTCTCTTGTCCGGATTGGTGACACCGTGGATAAAGAAAGTAGTGGTAATAGAGAACTATACAGTACTGAGAAACTGAACGAGGGTCACCAAGTTCTTATGGACTTTGTGTGGAATTACTTCTCTCATAAAAACACAGTTCAATTTGatcataaacatgttcatatcagTGAGAAAAC AAATCTTTTCTTGTATAGGCCACTGTACTTTCAGCACGATGGACATTCAAGAACAATAGTTGGAATTCAAGTCAAACATCAACGGTCTGGAATTCCACAATACAATCTCCTGGTTCTGGATCCCAGTcat AGAACGGGTGCACTAGAAAGATCTCTTACGGAGAAAGTTGGATGGCAGAAACTCTTAAAAAGAGGAGTGCACACACTAAAGAAACAACAATACcag TTGTGTTATGTTGATCCTGGAATTGCCAGTGAGGAGGAGATGGAGAAACTCAAGACTATTGATAGTGTCTTCCTTGAATTTTAA
- the LOC137827000 gene encoding protein CHLOROPLAST J-LIKE DOMAIN 1, chloroplastic-like isoform X2: MALGISNILHCPKFQPLSGLIKCNSVSIFRFTQTTTWSDRKIIYVAASVTGSFNSDGDFNPYEVLGVSHIEKFDMVKATNRKKGVTFGSFKE; this comes from the exons ATGGCTCTGGGAATCTCCAATATTCTGCACTG CCCAAAATTTCAACCTCTCTCAG GGTTAATAAAATGTAATTCAGTGTCGATTTTCAGGTTTACCCAGACAACAACATGGAGTGATAGAAAGATTATCTATGTTGCTGCATCTGTGACAGGGAGCTTTAATTCCGATGGTGACTTTAATCCTTATGAG GTGCTAGGTGTAAGCCATATTGAGAAATTTGATATGGTCAAGGCAACTAATCGGAAAAAGGGCGTAACTTTTGGATCATTTAAG
- the LOC137823937 gene encoding autophagy-related protein 13a isoform X1, with protein MDLQNNMQPELGKLEQIVYQFLLKCLHIILDSRVPLLRPHDRSGDLSMGSRVRRSDKWFNLALGDRPSALDNLNFWHRNLMDPMIIDIILVHDVAGSSVETVIERWVVQYDCPRVVAPQTGDITSSYKKTYQKSIVLFRALYSQMRLLPAQKIFRQLSTCSHSCNFDIVYKVSSFSDPFSRAEGGMMEEHNFTPIEALPGRLCVSVTFRTALSEFSLECSASLPTKIITDYVGSPNTDPLRSFPVSDKGVRPTSFPLRGIAPPSSSPLDRPHSWTSGFHRAAPFVLNHPYVGSPPVYRGSSKPYDYPSPPIDNYGIRLPNHRILNQQRSTSYDEYQLSPPFSSSPSPSPPTYLCPINPMQTHMRPGTAPVTIPHSVIGKSTSNLSSNFSDPSRNSLPPLSPRRNDGSSHESPSGIKSLRKLEASRTGQKFVRDSKDDSGRFSGLLSSSGSPRIGFSRTSSRLSFQDELDDGDFSCPFDVDDVDAPDVQYSQNVDGKSGAEMTSTSMPIGKKSQDAAVGVLVHMLRTAPPLRQDPSCYSSHSPKAEFDGGVATASGFFMPRKTADALEELRGYREMRDLLLSKSGTRILNKHKA; from the exons ATGGATTTGCAGAACAACATGCAGCCTGAATTGGGCAAGTTGGAACAAATTGTTTATCAATTTCTTCTGAAGTGCTTGCACATAATTTTGGACTCAAGGGTGCCTTTGTTACGCCCCCATGATAGAAGTGGTGACTTGTCCATGGGTTCTCGTGTGAGGAGGAGTGACAAGTGGTTTAACTTGGCATTAGGTGATAGGCCTTCTGCTCTGGATAACTTGAACTTCTGGCACAGGAATTTAATGGATCCAATGATAATTGACATTATACTAGTTCATGATGTGGCTGGTTCTTCTGTTGAGACAGTCATAGAGAGGTGGGTTGTTCAGTATGATTGTCCCCGTGTGGTGGCTCCTCAAACAGGTGACATTACTAGCTCTTACAAGAAGACATACCAGAAGTCAATAGTACTTTTCCGAGCTCTTTATTCTCAAATGAGGCTTCTCCCTGCGCAAAAGATATTTAGGCAGTTAAGCACATGTAGTCATAGTTGTAATTTTGATATTGTTTACAAGGTCTCTTCATTTAGTGATCCTTTCTCTAGGGCAGAAGGGGGAATGATGGAAGAACATAATTTCACTCCTATTGAGGCTCTTCCTGGTCGCCTTTGTGTATCTGTGACCTTCCGAACTGCACTATCTGAGTTCAGCCTTGAGTGTTCAGCTTCATTGCCAACCAAAATAATTACTGATTATGTTGGAAGCCCCAATACTGACCCTTTGAGGTCTTTCCCCGTCTCGGATAAGGGTGTTCGGCCCACTTCCTTTCCACTAAGAGGGATAGCACCACCATCTTCTTCACCACTTGATCGTCCTCACAGCTGGACTAGTGGCTTCCATAGAGCAGCTCCTTTTGTACTGAACCATCCTTATGTTGGCTCCCCACCAGTGTATCGAGGTTCTTCCAAGCCCTATGACTATCCATCCCCACCTATTGATAATTATGGCATCAGATTACCCAACCATCGAATACTGAATCAGCAAAGATCTACTAGTTATGATGAGTATCAACTTTCTCCTCCATTCTCATCTTCACCATCTCCATCGCCACCTACATACTTGTGTCCTATCAATCCAATGCAAACTCACATGCGCCCTGGAACTGCCCCTGTAACTATACCTCATTCAGTAATAGGCAAAAGCACTAGTAATCTTTCTTCTAATTTTTCAGATCCTAGTCGAAATTCTCTGCCTCCTTTATCTCCCAGAAGGAATGATGGTTCATCCCATGAGTCTCCATCTGGAATCAAGTCACTCAGGAAATTAGAAGCTTCAAGGACTGGTCAAAAG TTTGTCAGAGATAGCAAGGATGATTCAGGGAGGTTCTCAGGATTGTTATCCTCAAGTGGCTCACCACGCATTGGATTTTCAAGAACCTCAAGTAGATTATCATTTCAGGATGAGTTGGATGATGGCGACTTTTCGTGTCCTTTTGATGTTGATGATGTTGATGCACCAGATGTTCAATACAG TCAGAATGTGGATGGGAAGAGTGGTGCAGAGATGACTTCAACATCAATGCCAATTGGAAAAAAATCACAAGATGCTGCTGTTGGTGTTCTTGTGCACATGCTCAGGACAGCGCCTCCCTTGCGCCAAGATCCAAGCTGCTATTCATCCCATTCCCCAAAGGCCGAGTTTGATGGAGGAGTTGCCACTGCTTCTGGTTTCTTCATGCCACGAAAGACAGCAGATGCACTTGAAGAGCTCAGGGGTTACAGAGAGATGAGAGACCTTCTTCTTTCCAAGAGTGGCACTAGGATCCTGAACAAGCATAAAGCTTGA
- the LOC137827000 gene encoding protein CHLOROPLAST J-LIKE DOMAIN 1, chloroplastic-like isoform X1 — protein MALGISNILHCPKLSFSHNNLRPKISTSLRFTQTTTWSDRKIIYVAASVTGSFNSDGDFNPYEVLGVSHIEKFDMVKATNRKKGVTFGSFKE, from the exons ATGGCTCTGGGAATCTCCAATATTCTGCACTGCCCCAAATTGAGTTTCTCTCATAACAATCTCCGTCCCAAAATTTCAACCTCTCTCAG GTTTACCCAGACAACAACATGGAGTGATAGAAAGATTATCTATGTTGCTGCATCTGTGACAGGGAGCTTTAATTCCGATGGTGACTTTAATCCTTATGAG GTGCTAGGTGTAAGCCATATTGAGAAATTTGATATGGTCAAGGCAACTAATCGGAAAAAGGGCGTAACTTTTGGATCATTTAAG